Proteins encoded together in one Candidatus Scalindua japonica window:
- a CDS encoding EamA family transporter, translated as MDLWFIYAISSAVFSGLHTFIQKIAVERGHSTLLVNMWSTVVSSVLAFTVSWIFFSFDGLWKIGLFLGFINGLTHIIGSIFRMDALKYIDTAIMFPLYKTAGPIFTLVIGIIIFAEKFTVAEWVGITLGITVPLLLLHKSEKLRQKYLWKGVVFLLIASFFTAVAAGISKYGTGIFETVFLFVAVSHTFGSISGWGIYELQKSNTHRNGKLFKYRHIDKDMLSISFLAGITQFAGFSAMMLAFVGGSLGIVYAIQSLYILIPIILSIIIYKEHWNMRKIIAIILSIVALAFLR; from the coding sequence ATGGATCTTTGGTTTATATACGCTATATCCTCTGCTGTGTTTTCAGGTCTCCATACGTTTATTCAAAAAATTGCAGTAGAACGAGGTCACTCTACTCTGCTTGTGAATATGTGGAGTACCGTTGTATCTTCTGTCCTGGCATTTACCGTTAGTTGGATTTTTTTCAGCTTTGATGGACTTTGGAAAATCGGCTTATTCCTCGGTTTTATTAACGGACTCACACATATAATCGGCTCTATCTTCCGCATGGATGCGCTTAAGTATATTGATACTGCTATCATGTTCCCCCTCTATAAAACCGCAGGCCCAATCTTCACTCTGGTAATAGGGATAATTATTTTTGCAGAAAAATTTACTGTAGCAGAGTGGGTAGGTATTACGCTTGGTATAACTGTGCCATTATTACTTCTTCATAAAAGTGAAAAGTTGCGACAAAAGTATCTATGGAAAGGAGTTGTGTTCTTACTTATAGCATCATTTTTCACTGCGGTTGCAGCTGGAATCAGTAAATATGGAACTGGAATTTTTGAAACAGTATTCTTATTTGTAGCAGTCTCTCATACCTTCGGTTCAATATCCGGATGGGGTATTTATGAACTACAAAAAAGCAATACTCATCGCAATGGAAAGTTATTTAAATATCGACATATAGACAAGGACATGCTTTCAATATCATTCTTAGCAGGGATAACACAATTTGCAGGATTCTCTGCAATGATGCTTGCGTTTGTTGGTGGATCATTGGGTATTGTGTATGCCATACAATCGCTATATATTCTTATACCAATAATACTTTCTATAATTATCTATAAAGAGCATTGGAATATGCGTAAAATTATTGCGATTATTCTCTCCATCGTTGCATTAGCATTTCTTAGATAG